Below is a window of uncultured Sphaerochaeta sp. DNA.
GAGCCCAGGCAAGCGCTTCCTTCTCTTCAAACTGCTCCTGGAAAGGGAGATCAAGAAGCAGGGCCGCCTCGGTGATATTCGGTGTGATGATATCTGCAACATGCACCAGGGATCGCATCGCTTCCACATGGCCTTTCGTGATTGGACCATAGAGAGATGCATCATCGCCCAATACGGGGTCCACCAATACCAGGGGAGAACCCATCCTCCGTTGCTGTTCGATGAAACACTTAATGAGCTGTACTTGATGCTCGCTACCCAGGAACCCTGAATAGATTGCATCATAGTGGATGGAGAGTTCTTCCCAAGCATCAAGAATGCCTTCAAGCTCAGAGGTGGTGTCGCGGAAATAATACGTATCGAACCCATCCGTTTGAGTCGAGAGCAAGGCAGTGGGAAGCGGGCATGTCTCGATTCCCATTGTCTCAAGAACTGGGAGGACAACAGTCAGCGAGCTCTTTGCATAGCAGCTCAGGTCATGGATTGCGGCACAAATTGGTTGCATGATTTCACACTATCGTACATCTGCAAAACAGGCAATATATGGTATACTCCAAAAATCGGAGGTCATATGCTTATCTATGATACCTTGAGTCATCACCCCATCGCTGATGACATGTTCAATATTCTCGATTTTCCCTTGCCGAGTGCGAGTGTGTTGAAGGATGCACTATCCACCATGATCCTCTCCTCTTCAGGTTGGAGGAAGGTATTTGCCGAAAGCGGGAATGAAGAGGATGCTACAGCAAAGATCACTGAGGCCGATGCCATGCTTGCAGCTCTTGCAGCCCTTTCCCTTGCACGATTCCTTGGGGTCCCAGCTGCTGGCAAGCAGGCAGTGACACGAACAGAGGTGCACGTTGAACCGCAGCCTACAACCATTCTGGTGGGACTTGATGCAAGGCCGACCGGAAGAGTCCTTGGGGATATCGTGTGTAGGACCCTGACCATGCTGGGCTGTTCGGTACGGTATCTCTACATCTGTGCCGCACCTCAGATCATGGCTGACTGCAACCTCTTCCCCGAGGAAGCTGATGCATTCTTCTATATATCGGCAAGTCATAATCCAATCGGGCACAACGGTTTCAAGTTTGGTCGCTCTGGGGGTGTGTATCCGGCCAAGGAGGCTGAGAAAATCATCAACATATTCAGGGAAATTGTATTGGAAGAGCCGATGGCTCCTCTCTACCTCCAGAATCTCTCCTCACAGATGGATACCACCCGATACCGGCATGTGCTTACATCGGTGAAAGCGGAGCAATCGAGGAATCTTGAACGGTATGAACAATTTGTGCTAACCACAGCAGTACAATCAGGGGATATAAATGAACATAGAATGTTCAAGGAGATGCTGGTAAAAGCCCACAGCAAGGAACCCCTTGGTGTTGTGGGAGAACTCAATGGCAGCGCCCGCTCGGTAAGTATTGATTACCGCTTCCTGACCTCCCTGGGACTCAAGGTACACCAGATAAATGATCAGCCAGGGCAGGTTGTCCATGCCATCGTACCCGAAGGAGAGAACCTCCAGCTCTGTCAGCAAACCCTTGAGATGTTGTACGCAAAGGACCCCTCATTCCGACTAGGGTATGTACCCGACAATGATGGGGATCGTGGGAACCTTGTCTATATCCAGAGAAAAACTGGAAAAGCCCATATTCTGGAAGCCCAGAATGTATTCGCCTTGGTCGTCCTTGCAGAGCTGACGCTCTGTCGACTGAAGCATCCCTCCAGCCTATTGGCAACCGTTGTGAACGGTCCTACCAGCAACAGGATAGATCACATAGCACAGGCTCTTGATGCAGAGGTCTTCCGCTGTGAGGTAGGAGAGGCAAATGTTGTTGAACTGGCAGAGATGAAGCGGAAAGAGGGATACCTTGTCCCAGTACTGGGCGAGGGTTCGAATGGAGGCAATATTACTCATCCGGCAAAGGTTCGTGACCCACTCAACACACTGCTGAGTCTGGTGAAACTGCTCAGGAACAGGGAAATTGCAAAACTCTGGTTCCGTGCAAACGGAAAGGATGTCCCCCACCCCGTAACCCTTGAAAAGATCATTGAAAGCATGCCCATTTACACCACCACTGGGGCTTTCTCGAAGGATGGCAAGATGCAGATCCATCACGACCATGCCGTTTTGAAAAACCGGTATGAAGTGTTATTGCAAGCCGATTGGATTGAAAAGCAAGAGATGTTCAAGGAACTGGACATCCATGCATACACCGTATTCCAGAGCGAAGGAACCAGCGCTGTTGAAGGTATGGGAGAAGCCTTCCGCACCCCCCCATTCACCGGCGGCTACAAGGTGGCTCTGAAGGACAAGGATGGTGTCATCACTGATTTTCTCTGGATGCGAGGCAGCAAGACTGAACCTGTGTATCGTGTCATGGTAGACAGCAAAGGTGATGATCGGGGTCGTCACGACAGGCTCCTTGCATGGCATCGCAGCCTTATCGCTCGCGCCGACCAGGATTAGGGGCTCTGCCAGATCTCATTGACCAGACCGTTGAGTGTCTCCTCCCGCTTTGTGGGGGGAGATAGCTCACACTCCCAAACAACCAGTACACGATACCCCTTCTCCAACAACTGTGCACAAACCCTCTGGTCACGTTCCCTGTTCTTGGCGAGCTTTTGTTCCCAGAACGGACGGTTAGTTTTTGGAAGGGTAAAATACTTGCAACCTTGGTGTGCATGCCAGAAACATCCATTGATGAAAACAACGGTCTTGTACTTGGGAAGCACAATATCGGGTCTCCCTACCAAGCGTTTGTCATTGACACGGAAGCGGAATCCATGGCGAAACAGATAGCTCCGTACCAAGAGCTCACTCTTGGTATCCTTAGCCTTGATGCTCGACATGATCTTGCTACGCTTGGCAAGGGAGAAGCAATCACCCATCTGAGGTACCTAGAGGCTCAATCCTGCAATTGCAGCCCCGAGGGTGGGCGAATCATCAATATGGACGAAGCGGTAGTACCTTCTTCTCTCCATTTCCAGATGGGTATGTAGATAATATTCGGTATACTTCTTGAGATGCTCCGTCTTGTAGAATGTGGTACCGTCAGCATTGATGCAGACAGGAACACGTGGATCAGTACCGGCTCCGCTCTTGAGTATGGTGGCAGCAAGGTTTGCTGCCGTAAGTTTTGCTGCTCGTGCAATCAAGGCATCGATAATCATCCAAAGGGAAATTGCATCCGCTTGGTTCCCTTCACAGCAGGCTACCAGTTCATACTCACGGTTGAACGGCATCTCAAGATAGTTGCTCATCACCGTGGTATTGATCCCTCCAAGTCTTGCAAACCGTTGCTTGAAGTTCTCACTGAAGAGTCCGTCCTCTATCGCTTTCTCTATGACAAGCGTGCTCAATGGACCAAGATACGCTCCACTGATCATCTTCTCCAGATGGTATTGCTGAGGTGCCTTGGTTGCACCAAAGAATTCACGGTCAAGCTCGCTGGGACAAAAATCGAAGTTGCCAGATTCAATATTGATAATCTGACTCCCCCCATCCTGAAGCCCCAGTTTCCCGATGGAAGCATTCTCTTCAACATAGGCGGTATTTGTACCGGTACCAAGGATGAACCCTATATAGCCACTGTAAGGGACTTCACTCCTTGCACTCACTCCGGCCAGAAGGGTGGCAACAGTATCGTTCAATACTGCAACCTTCTTATTGGAAACATCGTAACCCCGACGGGCGAGCTCTCCAAGCAGTGTTGCCCCAACCGGTTTTCCGATCACCTCGGGAGCTTTTATCTCCTTGGAAAACACCAAGGGAATCCCATCATGGTCAGCGGTGATGGAAGCTGCGTAGGAGAAGCAGAACCCAATCTTGTCGCTCTTTTCGATCAGACGCTCCACTTCATCAGCAAATGTGGAGAAAAACTCATCTGCACTCACTTCCTTTTTGACACCAGGCATGGAAACTTTCCTGAAGTCCTCGATATGTGCAGTCCCCTGATCATCAAAGGTTACCAGGCAAGTTCTGAAATTTGTGCCTCCTGCATCAAGAACAATGACCGGTTCATTCTTGGGAATCTCACTCACCACAGTGGTATAAGTCGGGATCATTTTCAGGCTACTTGATTTCTCATC
It encodes the following:
- a CDS encoding pyridoxamine kinase; translation: MQPICAAIHDLSCYAKSSLTVVLPVLETMGIETCPLPTALLSTQTDGFDTYYFRDTTSELEGILDAWEELSIHYDAIYSGFLGSEHQVQLIKCFIEQQRRMGSPLVLVDPVLGDDASLYGPITKGHVEAMRSLVHVADIITPNITEAALLLDLPFQEQFEEKEALAWARKLSLLTGSLVVITSVSLADGCAVACHADNEDFLVRYTKVDASYPGCGDLFASILLGSLLCKQTFLTSVTRAVNYTSLAIERTKRTGRERRLGVSPTLILPDLSKERAQ
- a CDS encoding phosphoglucomutase: MLIYDTLSHHPIADDMFNILDFPLPSASVLKDALSTMILSSSGWRKVFAESGNEEDATAKITEADAMLAALAALSLARFLGVPAAGKQAVTRTEVHVEPQPTTILVGLDARPTGRVLGDIVCRTLTMLGCSVRYLYICAAPQIMADCNLFPEEADAFFYISASHNPIGHNGFKFGRSGGVYPAKEAEKIINIFREIVLEEPMAPLYLQNLSSQMDTTRYRHVLTSVKAEQSRNLERYEQFVLTTAVQSGDINEHRMFKEMLVKAHSKEPLGVVGELNGSARSVSIDYRFLTSLGLKVHQINDQPGQVVHAIVPEGENLQLCQQTLEMLYAKDPSFRLGYVPDNDGDRGNLVYIQRKTGKAHILEAQNVFALVVLAELTLCRLKHPSSLLATVVNGPTSNRIDHIAQALDAEVFRCEVGEANVVELAEMKRKEGYLVPVLGEGSNGGNITHPAKVRDPLNTLLSLVKLLRNREIAKLWFRANGKDVPHPVTLEKIIESMPIYTTTGAFSKDGKMQIHHDHAVLKNRYEVLLQADWIEKQEMFKELDIHAYTVFQSEGTSAVEGMGEAFRTPPFTGGYKVALKDKDGVITDFLWMRGSKTEPVYRVMVDSKGDDRGRHDRLLAWHRSLIARADQD
- a CDS encoding very short patch repair endonuclease, coding for MGDCFSLAKRSKIMSSIKAKDTKSELLVRSYLFRHGFRFRVNDKRLVGRPDIVLPKYKTVVFINGCFWHAHQGCKYFTLPKTNRPFWEQKLAKNRERDQRVCAQLLEKGYRVLVVWECELSPPTKREETLNGLVNEIWQSP
- a CDS encoding hexokinase; its protein translation is MSDCVQKTEEFLKRRGIDPATVDMEHLLNTFLSEMEKGLIDEKSSSLKMIPTYTTVVSEIPKNEPVIVLDAGGTNFRTCLVTFDDQGTAHIEDFRKVSMPGVKKEVSADEFFSTFADEVERLIEKSDKIGFCFSYAASITADHDGIPLVFSKEIKAPEVIGKPVGATLLGELARRGYDVSNKKVAVLNDTVATLLAGVSARSEVPYSGYIGFILGTGTNTAYVEENASIGKLGLQDGGSQIINIESGNFDFCPSELDREFFGATKAPQQYHLEKMISGAYLGPLSTLVIEKAIEDGLFSENFKQRFARLGGINTTVMSNYLEMPFNREYELVACCEGNQADAISLWMIIDALIARAAKLTAANLAATILKSGAGTDPRVPVCINADGTTFYKTEHLKKYTEYYLHTHLEMERRRYYRFVHIDDSPTLGAAIAGLSL